DNA sequence from the Neomonachus schauinslandi chromosome 16, ASM220157v2, whole genome shotgun sequence genome:
actcttgtgtctgagggaggagggggctgggggcctggacttctgggtctgagggaggaggatggggctgggggcctggattCCCGGGTTTGAGggaagagggggctgggggcctggactcctgggtctgagttCCCAGGCCGCCAAGGTGGAAGGGTGATCCAGCTGGAGCACGGCCTggcccaccccatccctcacgcGCCCCAGTTATCTCGCAtcccaggcagggggaggaggtgaCAGCAGTATATTTAGTCTCAGTCCACGCCACTTGTCTCAGTGTCCTCAGTCAAGTTTGAGCAGCCCAGAGGAGAACGAAGCCCCGGGGGCCTTCAAGGTCACCCCGGACGCGCCCTCACTGACCCTGCAAGCGCCCcttgccctttctctgcctcctgcaaCCCCTGGCCTGAGTCTCAGCATGGCGGACGAGTGAGTGCAGCTTGGTAACTCGGATTCCCGAGGCCTGAGGCGGTGGGAAGTGGACACAGGGCctgagaagggaggtggggacaggATCCCTGGGTGTCTGCACGAGGGAAGAGTTTGGGACTCAGACCCCCTAGGACCCAAGGATGGGGGAGCTGGTGGGCCGGAGTCCCTTAGACAGGACGGGACACAGCCCCCCATTAATcccccctccctgtctctccctctaggAGGAGCGATGCGGTGAGAGCGGGCACCGTCCGGGGGCGACCAACGGGGGAGGGGCgcagcagggaggggcctggggcaggaggcTGCAACCCCAGGACacgtggtggggggggtggggggcccggCGGTGACGCGGCTCTGTTCCCCCAACCCCAGAAGGGGTGCCCGCCCCCCGCTCCCACCCCGATCCGACGACGGTCCTCGGCCAACTACCGCGCGTACGCCACGGAGCCGCACGCCAAGGTGAGGGCGGGGCTGCGCGGGTCTGGGTTCGGAGTCCACAGAGGCGGGCGGTACctaggggtgggggcggggccagagCCTCAGACGGGGCGGGGCTTTGGTCGCGGGCGGAGCCTAGGAGGATGCCGCGCTTCAAGGGCGGGGTTTTGCAGAGGCAGGGCTCGGATTGGTGAGACCTGCCTATGGGCGGAGTTCCGTTGCCCGTGGGAACTGCGACTGCTTAGGGTAGAGAGGGCGGTGCCTAACCAGTCAGGGGCCAGGATTGGTGAATGGGGATGAGGGGCGTGGCTTCCCGTAGATTCGGGGCTGGACCAGGTGTGAGGAAGTGGCTGTgaggcccccccccgcccccaccgtcCGTCTTCCATTCCTCGCCCTGATTGTCCCTTGCTCCATTCCACCCCGGCAGAAAAAGTCCAAGATCTCCGCCTCGAGGAAACTGCAGCTGAAGGTGCCGGCCTGGAGGGGGCTCCTAGGTGTCCTCAGGGGGCAGAGCTTGGGGGTTGGGTGCATGGGGGGCGGGGCCTCCATGGCGGGCGGCGGGGCTTGTGGTGAACCGCCATGGAACGATGGACCCGACCTTGAGGGGGAGGTCTCTGTGGGACAGCTGACCGGGCCTGGGACTAGAGAGAGGGCTGTCCCGGCCAGGGCGGCTTCCCCGGTGCGGCGCGGCCCTCATCCGCTATCCCGGGGGTGCTGCGGCGCTTGGCCTCCCCTCCGCAGACCCTGATGCTGCAGATTGCGAAGCAAGAGCTGGAGCGGGAGGCGGAGGAGCGGCGCGGAGAGAAGGGGCGCGCTCTGAGCACGCGGTGCCAGCCCCTGGAGCTGGCCGGGCTGGGCTTCGCGGAGCTGCAGGTACCCGCTCTCAGCAGGGACTCCTGCCCAGCTGGGGATCCAAGGTTCCTAATGGCCGGTCTTGCATCCTTGGGACTCACGGGTCTAGTCACTATGCCCCACTTCTGCTGGGGACCTTGGGGTCCAGTCTCCCAATCCTTACCCTCAGGAGTTCAGAAATATGGCCTGCAGCTGCCTACAGTCTCAAAATCCAGAGGTTGATTTCTCCAGTCCCAGTTCCGTCAGATTCTCTGGACTCTTGGCTCCTAGCACCCTTTGTTCGAGCTGCCCCAGAGTCCAGCTTCAAACTATTCCTCCAGGACCAGAtgtccagacccccagcccctcctccttcaGACTCAGGACTCGGGGTCCCCCCCCACATATACCACAACTCCTTGACCAGGACTTGTGCCGACAACTCCATGCCCGCGTGGACAAAGTGGATGAAGAGAGATACGACGTGGAGGCGAAAGTCACCAAGAACATCACGGAGGTGGGGGACATTGGGAAGTCTCGGTCTCTTCGGGGTAGGGTCTGGTGCCTGTCCCCTTGCAGCTGTGTGTGGGTGCAGACGCCAGGAGACCCAGGACAGCTCTGTGGGGCTGGAAGGGACGGGGCAGA
Encoded proteins:
- the TNNI3 gene encoding troponin I, cardiac muscle isoform X2 — translated: MADDDAKGCPPPAPTPIRRRSSANYRAYATEPHAKKKSKISASRKLQLKTLMLQIAKQELEREAEERRGEKGRALSTRCQPLELAGLGFAELQDLCRQLHARVDKVDEERYDVEAKVTKNITEIADLTQKIFDLRGKFKRPTLRRVRISADAMMQALLGARAKETLDLRAHLKQVKKEDTEKENREVGDWRKNIDALSGMEGRKKKFEG
- the TNNI3 gene encoding troponin I, cardiac muscle isoform X1 — protein: MADERSDAKGCPPPAPTPIRRRSSANYRAYATEPHAKKKSKISASRKLQLKTLMLQIAKQELEREAEERRGEKGRALSTRCQPLELAGLGFAELQDLCRQLHARVDKVDEERYDVEAKVTKNITEIADLTQKIFDLRGKFKRPTLRRVRISADAMMQALLGARAKETLDLRAHLKQVKKEDTEKENREVGDWRKNIDALSGMEGRKKKFEG